GGTGACGATCACCCTGAGGCCGCGAGCTCTCGCCAGTCGGATCAACGCTCCCTTGCGCAGCCACGCCCCGCCATTGGTGATGTGGAAGTGCGCGATGGTGGTTCGTGGGGCCCGTGCGAGCACCGCCGCGGCGCGCGCGGTCAGAATGAGGTTCCTCGCGTGGTGGTGCCCGTTCCACGTCGAAAGGACTCGGATGGCGTCCGCGCCGATCTTGTTGTCGTGGATGACCCGGATCACGGACTGCGTGCCGCCGACGCTGTGCATGTTGGGTCCTACGTGTGTGACCGCGATCATTGTCGGCCAAGGGCGGGTCGGCGCGCCCGCACGTGGCGGGTGTTCGCGGAGACGTCGACGGTTAACACCGGGCTGGGTACCACAGCAAACTGGACATCCGGTCAAGATAGACCAGGCCGGCCGCGATCCGCTCGACACACGCGCAACGACCGCCAAGCGATAACGCTCCCCCAGGTAGGGGGTCACGCCGGTCCTCTGATCTTTGCCCGGTAGCTCCGGGCGGCGGCCCTGGTGCGCAAGGACGGCCGGGCGTCTGTCAGCACGGTCCCGACGATCTCCGCGTTGGCCGCGCGCAGGGCGGTCAACGCGTCCTTGAGTTCGTCGGCGGTGGTGCGCCTGGCCCGCACCACAAGCACCGTGGCCTGGACGGCGCCGGCCAAGAGGCCGGTGTCGACCGCCGCCAAAATCGGCGGACCGTCGACCACCACCCGGTCAAAGCGTGACGACAGGTCCGCCAGGACGTTGTCGATCACTTGCGGCGGGTACGCGCTGCACGGCAGCGTCTCGCGGCGGGCGGACCGCGATGCGAGGACGAACAGCTTCGGCATCGGTGTCGCCTTCACAGCGGCCATAGCGATGTCGGGGTTGGCCAGCGCGTTGGCCAGCCCCTCCCCCGATTCGACGTTGAGCAAACCGGCGATCACGGGCCGGCGGGTATCGCCCTCGACCAGCAGCACGTCCTCGCCGGACTCGGCGAATGCCCGCGACAGGTTCAGCACCGTCGTTGTGGTTCCTTCGCCGCCGAACGGCGCCGCTACCAGCACGCGGCGGGCTTCGGGCCCCATCACCCTGCGCAGCCGCGCGCGCAGGCCGCGCACGGCGTCGTCGAACGCGACGTCGGCGCCGAACCGCGGCGTGCCGCCGCGCGTTCCAGGCAGCTCGGCCAACGTCGGCAAACCCGAAAGTTCTTCCAGCTTCTCGCGGGTGCGCACGGTGCGATCGCTCGCCTCGCGGGTCAGCGACACCGCGATGCCAAGGAGCACACCCGCGACAAGCCCGATCGCCATGTTGCGCATCGGGACCGGCGACACCGGTCTGCTGGGTACTCGGGGTGGCTCCACCACCCTGGCGTGGGCCACCGGTGTCTTAGCCGTTGGCTGCGCGGGGGCCTCCGGCGGCTGGCCCTGCGTCGGGGTTGTGTCAGCCGGCCGTGGGGTCGCACCGAGCGTCGCGACCATCACGCCGAACTGATCGGCCATCGCGCCCGCCAGTGCCGCGGCCCGCGACGGATCGGTGTCCTTGACGCTGATCGTGAAGAGCATCGATTTCGCGGCGTATTTCACCTGGGTCTGGTTCACCAGGTCATCGGCGCTCATCGGGACCTGGAGCTGGCTGATCGCGCGCTCCGCTATGGTGTGTCCGCCGGCGATCTGGGCGTATGACGACAGCCGTTCTTGTGCGGCCATCGTGCCGCTGTACAACTCGTTGAGGTCGGTAGCGCCGGAAAACGAGACCAGGACCGTGGCCGACGACTGGTAGTGCTTCGTCTGCACTGCCGTGACGAATGCGGCACCGACCGTACACGCCAGCAGGGCG
The nucleotide sequence above comes from Mycobacterium malmoense. Encoded proteins:
- a CDS encoding polysaccharide biosynthesis tyrosine autokinase — translated: MDFRTFVRILGAHWKLATTALLACTVGAAFVTAVQTKHYQSSATVLVSFSGATDLNELYSGTMAAQERLSSYAQIAGGHTIAERAISQLQVPMSADDLVNQTQVKYAAKSMLFTISVKDTDPSRAAALAGAMADQFGVMVATLGATPRPADTTPTQGQPPEAPAQPTAKTPVAHARVVEPPRVPSRPVSPVPMRNMAIGLVAGVLLGIAVSLTREASDRTVRTREKLEELSGLPTLAELPGTRGGTPRFGADVAFDDAVRGLRARLRRVMGPEARRVLVAAPFGGEGTTTTVLNLSRAFAESGEDVLLVEGDTRRPVIAGLLNVESGEGLANALANPDIAMAAVKATPMPKLFVLASRSARRETLPCSAYPPQVIDNVLADLSSRFDRVVVDGPPILAAVDTGLLAGAVQATVLVVRARRTTADELKDALTALRAANAEIVGTVLTDARPSLRTRAAARSYRAKIRGPA